The DNA region GGTTCTTGCGCTCGGCCCAGTTCGGATGCCGGCCTTCGAACGTTCGGAGCGTGATGCCTGCCATCTGCATGCCTACAGTGCGCCCGCAATATACGAGCAACAGATACTGGTAAACGCACCAGAAGAAGCACGGCAC from Clostridia bacterium includes:
- a CDS encoding RDD family protein, with the translated sequence VPCFFWCVYQYLLLVYCGRTVGMQMAGITLRTFEGRHPNWAERKNRALALVLSGASMGLGFVWAYVDPDMLCWHDRISRTYVAPVS